One region of Rhizoctonia solani chromosome 9, complete sequence genomic DNA includes:
- a CDS encoding Zinc-binding dehydrogenase has translation MAFSIPTVANAWRYPPGEPSSWDGYHSLELRDVQVHAPGKGEVLVKIRAVTLNSRVIIQVVYYEVAEYLPTILGSRVQGCLSQYRIFPAKFILPIPDHLSYEEGASTACAGITAFNALFDSGELTPDSTVLVLGSGGVSVLGAQFAKAAGARVIATTSSQEKAQKYKELGVSHVINYRETPNWAEEVKKVTDGQGVDQVLETSGQGTLMEAIRSLKAKGVVHLIGGSTEEAPTTAYRDLTLGLMSSGGKLNGVTPGGKDVAQRLDSFMTQHKLKPLLDSRVFAWEEADKAFEYLERGAHFGKVVIRVD, from the exons ATGGCATTCTCAATTCCAACTGTTGCAAACGCTTGGAGGTATCCTCCCGGAGAACCATCCTCATGGGACGGCTATCATAGCCTTGAACTCAGGGATGTTCAAGTTCATGCGCCCGGAAAAGGAGAAGTTCTGGTCAAGATCCGTGCTGTTACGTTAAATAGTCG GGTAATAATTCAAGTTGTCTACTATGAGGTC GCAGAGTATTTACCCACCATACTAGGATCTAGAGTGCAGGGATGTTTATCACAATATCG CATATTTCCAGCTAAGTTTATACTTCCGATCCCCGATCACTTATCGTACGAAGAGGGAGCTTCGACTGCATGCGCTGGAATTACAGCGTTCAATGCGCTATTCGACAGCGGAGAGCTTACTCCGGATTCGACAGTGCTTGTCCTCGGAAGCGGTGGTGTCTCGGTGCTTGGTGCTCAATTTGCTAAAGCTGCTGGTGCGCGCGTTATTGCCACCACTTCTTCTCAAGAAAAGGCACAAAAGTACAAAGAACTTGGAGTCAGCCATGTGATCAACTATCGAGAGACTCCGAACTGGGCGGAAGAGGTAAAGAAAGTGACTGATGGACAAGGGGTCGATCAAGTGCTTGAAACTA GTGGGCAGGGGACACTCATGGAAGCAATCAGGTCTCTCAAGGCAAAAGGAGTAGTACATCTAATCGGTGGATCTACAGAAGAGGCTCCGACCACTGCATACCGTGACCTCACGTTAGGTCTAATGTCGAGCGGAGGAAAG CTTAATGGTGTTACGCCTGGAGGTAAAGATGTCGCGCAAAGACTCGATTCATTCATGACGCAGCACAAGCTTAAACCTCTGCTGGACTCGAGGGTGTTCGCGTGGGAAGAGGCCGATAAAGCATTCGAATATCTTGAGAGAGGGGCACACTTTGGAAAAGTGGTAATCAGGGTCGACTGA